The following are from one region of the Urocitellus parryii isolate mUroPar1 unplaced genomic scaffold, mUroPar1.hap1 Scaffold_59, whole genome shotgun sequence genome:
- the LOC144252762 gene encoding E3 ubiquitin-protein ligase TTC3-like isoform X1, producing MALRGGQGSRPARPASPAQPKALPAPPRALPALTLAAQPLAHLTRHHRRRGSRAAEGEGAARPGAARPQDFANIMKMLRSLIQDGYIALLEQRCRSAAQAFTELLNGLEPQKIKQLNLAMIKYVLVVYGLAISLLGIGQPEELSEAEKPV from the exons ATGGCGCTGCGGGGAGGCCAGGGTTCTCGGCCCGCGCGCCCCGCCTCTCCCGCGCAGCCGAAGgcgcttccggccccgccccgcgcgctTCCGGCCCTGACTCTCGCCGCTCAGCCGCTCGCCCACCTGACTCGCCATCACAGAAGACGTGGCAGCCGCGCCGCAGAAGGTGAAGGAGCAGCGCGACCGGGCGCAGCCCGCCCACAG gattttgctaatataatgaaaatgctaaGAAGCTTAATTCAAGATGGTTACATAGCCTTATTGGAGCAGCGTTGCCGAAGTGCTGCGCAGGCCTTTACAGAGTTGCTAAATGGTTTagaacctcaaaaaataaag CAATTGAACCTGGCCATGATTAAATATGTATTAGTAGTATATGGACTTGCCATTTCTCTGCTTGGAATAGGACAGCCTGAG GAATTATCTGAAGCTGAAAAACCAGTTTAA
- the LOC144252762 gene encoding uncharacterized protein LOC144252762 isoform X2 — MALRGGQGSRPARPASPAQPKALPAPPRALPALTLAAQPLAHLTRHHRRRGSRAAEGEGAARPGAARPQDFANIMKMLRSLIQDGYIALLEQRCRSAAQAFTELLNGLEPQKIKELSEAEKPV; from the exons ATGGCGCTGCGGGGAGGCCAGGGTTCTCGGCCCGCGCGCCCCGCCTCTCCCGCGCAGCCGAAGgcgcttccggccccgccccgcgcgctTCCGGCCCTGACTCTCGCCGCTCAGCCGCTCGCCCACCTGACTCGCCATCACAGAAGACGTGGCAGCCGCGCCGCAGAAGGTGAAGGAGCAGCGCGACCGGGCGCAGCCCGCCCACAG gattttgctaatataatgaaaatgctaaGAAGCTTAATTCAAGATGGTTACATAGCCTTATTGGAGCAGCGTTGCCGAAGTGCTGCGCAGGCCTTTACAGAGTTGCTAAATGGTTTagaacctcaaaaaataaag GAATTATCTGAAGCTGAAAAACCAGTTTAA